The genomic stretch CTGGAGGGATGCGCATAGGATGATGTTTTGGTTGGAAGGGGTCTTTGAGTACGGGCGCATGCGTCTGGGTAGATGAGAGGGATAGCTGGGGGCTTGCACAATTTTCACGCGTAGAAGAGTAGGTGAACCTAACCATCATTTCAGCCTGAAGTTTTAATTAAGAGTTTTTTGGTAATTGCGACATTATTGTCTTGTTGTATTCTGTTTGTAAACTTGGGCATTCAAAATGGTGACGTCTTTATCTGGAAGCTACACGCGTGAAAGTCTCGGAACGCGTTCCGAATGATTACATACACACCTGACATACCAACACTGCGCGACAAACACTAATCTCGGACTACTCACCTCCTACCAGCTTAATACATCTAATGGATGCATCTGTAGCCAACGTTGTTACCCCACCTGAGCATGTAGAACCCGTATTCGCCTCTCAACTTATCAGCGACGAAAAGCTGGACGATCTGGTAGACCGCGTGTGCCATTCCAGAACAAGCAGACGAAAGTGTGAAAAGAGCAGGCTAAAAACCAATGTCAGAAGTGTGGATGATGCGCTGGGCGGAGGACTTGAAAGTGCAACAGTAGTCTGTGTCAGTGGTGAAGCTGCAGCAGGTACAAGTGAGGTTAGTACATAAACGATCTGAACATGTACTCCTGCCTAAACATCGCAAGAAGCCCATCGGGATGGATAGGAAAGAGGGGCTGTGTCATAGGTATACACATCCGAAAAGCTGACCGCAGCTAGATCTGCCGCACTTATCTCGTCTCATCTCTCCTGCAGCACGCGAACTCAACGGCTGCCGTTATTGATACGACTGGAAACTTTGATATATTCCGAGTCCACACGCTAATTGTGGCAAGACTATCAGCGCATGTAGATGGCATCCCGGAATCTTTACGGTCTTTGCTGGACCCAGAAAAAGGCGTTGGGATCGAAGAGGTGGCGGCTATGGTTCTAGATCGTGTGAACATTATGCGGGTTTTTGATTTTGAGGGCGTGAAAGAGGCGGTGGGTGAGATTGAAGCAGCGCTGGAGAAAGTGGAAGATGAGGTGGAAAGAAAGAACGTAGTCGGCCTAGTgggagaagaggaggagaagaggatGAATGAAAGAGAGGACATGCCAAATGAACCGGAGAAACCAAAGAGGACCTATGTTGCAGACAGCGAAGATGAAGAGGACGGCGAAGAGGACGAGATGCTATTCAATATCGAGACTATTGAGACTACCACAACAACAGTGGCGGCACCACCAGTCCAAATCGCGACGTTAAACATAAGCCCCTCAAAGCCCTTAGAACAACAACCCAGTACCATCAAATTCATTCTCATCGAAACCCTCGCCCAAGTCATCAACCCCCTTTTGAAGAAGGATTACATACAAGGTACGTCCACACCACCTTTCTCTATCTCCAACAAACCCACACACTAACCATTCCTTCCCTCCAACAGCAAACGCCCTCTCATCAGCCTTCCTCGCATCTCTTGCATCCATAACTCATAAACATAACCTCCACACTCTGCTCATCAACCCCATCATCCCTCCCCGCCTACCCTCGCCCACCCGTCCACCAGCAGCAAACGCACCTCCACCACGCCAGCGCCAGGAACCACCTCCAATCCCGTCTGTATTTGCGAGTAACACTGCGGTCCCAGCATTGATGAGTGTGCTGGGACGGTATACAGATTTAGAGGTGTTGGTGGGGAAGATGCCGAGGCGGAAGGGGGACGCAAAGTTGTTCTatagcgagagcagtaggAAGCAAGGGGTTGAGACTGTGGGGGTGTTGGAGGTAGTGAAAGATCGAACGGAGGGCCGGAATGAGGCGTGggcagacttgtcaacaatcaatcagatcggcatgattgattcctatctaggttaaaggctgcctaatgaagtaattctttaacccatataggaatcaatcatgtcgatcgattgattgttgacaagtctggGCGTGGGCGATCTTTGGGGAGAGTGACAAGGGGATTGGGGACGTGATGGGGAAATGATGGGTGTTGTGTTGATCTATAGACTTCTATCCTCTATGGTAAAGTCTGAGGTGGTTCCTCGAGGTACCAGGCGTCGTCTCCTGTATTTCTTATCCACCCTTTCAATGCCGCTCTCACATCGTCTTTGACTTGCTTCCTATCTCCAAGTACCTCTGTCCCCTTCACCTGCTCATACGTCTTCCTACCAAGAGTCTCACGTACAAGCACTGCGCCCCCAACAAGTCCAGCCAAACGCAGAGCCTCCATCCACATACCCCTCCGACAAACCCTACTCGCCCCTCTAGGATCCATCTGTTTGCGTCCCTGCAACACACCTCCAATAAGCGTCTCCTGCCAACTCGGGGTCCACACAGCAGAAAGATTGCTCGACACCGCTTTTTCAGCTGCAGAAACCGCGCGGCGGGACCACGTGAATTCTCGCTCTGTGGGCAGGATATTGAAGGGTTGGAAACGGTACCCTTCTTTCCAGTTTCCAGTCTGCATCTGCGTGAGATTTCTAAGACGGCCTGAGGACGAGAAGGCTCGCGTACAAGCTTCCGGTACGTATTGAGAGGATGGTAGGACTAGGGATTCCAAGTACGCGTTCCGCGGGCTGATCAGGAGGGAAGTCGTTGATGATAAGAGGGAGGTTGCTTGCTTTGCGGCTAGTTTATCTGTGCACGACTTGCTGAGTGTAGGAGGTGCATCTGGGCGTGAGGGTTTCGCGCGAACGATGCCTAGGAGAGAGAAGTTTGAACGGCCTCGGAGGGCGGATGGCTCTTGGTCTGCTGAAGAGGAAAGGGTGGGTGGTGCGCTAGTCCAGGGCGTAGCATTTTCTTGTAATGCCATGGTGAGCTCCATACTGGCGTCGCCGCAGGGTGCTTCGGAACAGTACATGTAGAGGGTGACGTCTTCTCGGATGGTGAATGGTTGCTGTTCGGATGTGCATTGAGTGGCTTCTTCGGGTACTCGCTGTCGGACAATGTCTGAAATTGGGTAGGGCGGTGTTGATATGAGGATGCATTCATCCAGTAGGTAGCGATTAAAAGCTCGGATAGCGACGATTTCTGCATGCCAGTCGTGGAGGATGTTTCCGTGGGCGAGAAGGAGTTTGTTTGATGGGAGACATTTCATGCCAGTTCTACAATGGCGTCAGTTAATACATTGTTCTTCGGATGTAATTCCTGAAAAGCCAATTTTTTCTTTCATGTAGCCATGTGAATCAGTACGGCTTATGATAGTCCACTATTGCTAGGGAGCTAGAGATGCTCCAGTCCACGATGTTCTACAGAATCAAGTCATTGCTTACCCTAGAGAAACACATGAAAGTCTACCGCCTTCACTAGTTCATGAGCATAAGCAACTACAGCTCC from Pyrenophora tritici-repentis strain M4 chromosome 1, whole genome shotgun sequence encodes the following:
- a CDS encoding tRNA-specific adenosine deaminase, whose product is MKCLPSNKLLLAHGNILHDWHAEIVAIRAFNRYLLDECILISTPPYPISDIVRQRVPEEATQCTSEQQPFTIREDVTLYMYCSEAPCGDASMELTMALQENATPWTSAPPTLSSSADQEPSALRGRSNFSLLGIVRAKPSRPDAPPTLSKSCTDKLAAKQATSLLSSTTSLLISPRNAYLESLVLPSSQYVPEACTRAFSSSGRLRNLTQMQTGNWKEGYRFQPFNILPTEREFTWSRRAVSAAEKAVSSNLSAVWTPSWQETLIGGVLQGRKQMDPRGASRVCRRGMWMEALRLAGLVGGAVLVRETLGRKTYEQVKGTEVLGDRKQVKDDVRAALKGWIRNTGDDAWYLEEPPQTLP